The Chryseobacterium shigense genome segment CGGACTTCCAGGACAGTGAAGGTAACGACAGAAAAAGTTATGGGCTGCCTTACAATCAGGACAACGTCATTTCAGCGCTGGCAAAGGTAAATAAAAACCTTGCTGTAGTTCTGGTTTCCGGAAATGCGGTGGCTATGCCGTGGATCAAAGAGGTTCCTTCCGTACTTCAGTCGTGGTATCTTGGTTCTGAAACCGGAAATTCTATTGCTTCCGTATTGGCCGGTGATGCAAATCCTTCCGGTAAGCTTCCGTTTACTTTCCCTGTGAAACTTGAAGACAATTCAGCTCATCAGTTGGGAGAATATCCCGGACAAAAAGGTGAATTGGCTGCCGGAAAGGGAAAAGACCAGAAAAACCCGATCAACATTACTTATAACGAAAGTATTTTTGTAGGTTACCGCTGGCATGATACCAAAAAAATCAAACCTTTATTCAGTTTCGGACACGGATTGAGTTATACAACATTTGAATTTGGAAAAGCTTCCGCGGATAAAACTACGATGTCCCAGAATGATAAAATCTCCTTCACGGTAACTGTGAAAAATATAGGAAAAAGAGCAGGTGCTGAAGTGGCACAATTGTACATCAGCGATATGAAATCTTCCGTACCACGCCCTGCAAAAGAGCTTAAAGGTTTTGAAAAGGTTTATTTGAATCCCGGTGAACAGAAAGAAGTAACCTTTACCATTGATAAAGCAGCATTAAGCTATTTTGATGCCGATAAACATGAATGGGTAGCTGAACCCGGGGATTTTGAAGCGCAGATTGGAAATTCTTCGGATGCAATCAAAACAAAAGTAAAGTTTACGTTGAAATAATTATTAAGATTACCTCAGTTCGGGATAAACATTCAGTTTAAATTATTGAATTTCAATATCAATAGCGTCGGGCTTCAGCCCGATGTTTCAAATGAGGGAAATACATAAGGTCTTTAGCCAAAACTTAAATTAAGTTTTGGCTAAAGCCGTGTTTGTTATTCGATACATAAATGGGCTAAAGCCCATTCCTATTTATGTTACAGAACTTCTCTTATCCCGAACTCAGGTTAATATTAGTAATAAATTGAAAAGCAGGTTCTACAGGATCTGCTTTTTTAAGAGAGATACTTGATTAATTAACGCTCTCAAAGTAATGAATCATTCCTCCTTCAGGAAGCTGATATTTGTGTGCATTCATTTCTGATTCCCTGTTTCTGCTGTTTTCCAGAAAAGAATTGCTGAAAAGAGCATAAGACGGTTGCTGTGCAAATTGATTTTTCAACATCTGATGGACCTCCACAATAGTTTTTCCATAAAGCTTTTTAAAACTTCCGATTGTATATTGGGAAAACTTCCCGTAATGTATGATGAATTTAAGAGACATGTCTATGGACATACTTAACTCTTTATTTAATTCTTTAATCTTTTGGTTAAATGCATTCCGCATCTTGCAGAGCATTGTTGAAATATTCGGATAAGACGGTTGGTCATCATATCTGTAAAATAAAATAGCATCCCCTTCTATTTCTGAAATTTCAAAATACTGATCATTCATATCGATCAGTGTAGATAATAGTTGTCTTACAATATATTCTCCTGTATAAAGTTTTGTATTGAACACAAATTCTGTAAACCCACTGAAATCGGGAATAAGAATGATACCCTCATGTATATTTGTATTCTTCATAATGAGATAGTTTAAAACCTGCTTCTTCATTATAGACGAAAGAGTATCAGTTTTACTTTAATGGTGAAAAAGTGAAGAAACAGACCTGTAAATCATCTTTCTTTGCCTTATCTACTATACCTCAACAATCAATTCCTTCTCGTAACCATTATACTTTTCATCAATATAGCCGTGAGGATTACAAATAACTTCAGTATTCCCGATAGTGTATCTGCATGGTGTATGGATATGCCCATGAATCCAATATGCAGGCTGATATTCTGTAATAAAACTTTCCAGATCAGATGCATAAGCGGCAGTTAAGGGATCTTTTTTATAATGTTCCGGAACAGATTGAATGCTTGGCGCATGATGGGTTACTACAATATTCTTTAAACCCGGAGAATTTTCAAGGCTTTCTTTTAACCAAAGTTTTGAAAACTGATGAATTTTAAAAGTATCAATAGTCCTCATTTTTGAATAGGAGGGATCCCTTTTGATTTTTTTATAATCGTTCATTCTAGGCTGACAGATCATTCCATAATACATCGGATCTCCGAAAATAGAAAAATCCGTCCAAAGTGTCGCTCCATGGAAACGGATACCTTCAATATCTACAGCTTCGTTTTCTAGTACAAAAACATTTGAGCCTTCAGCTGACTGCTTAATTTTATTTAAAGTTTTCGGATAGGAACCTTTATAATATTCATGATTTCCCAGAACATAAATTACAGGTTTATTCACAATCTTTGATTTAATCCATTCAATTCCTTTCGTACCCAGATTGATATCTCCCGCCAATACTACCATATCCGCATGATCAAAAAATAAATCAGTTGATCCGAATTCCTGATGAAGGTCGCTGATGATCTGTATTTTCATGCTGCTAAAATAAAAAGAACCGACCTAATAATGCCGATCCTTTTCTCATATAGTCTGTATATTTTTAATCGTTTACGAAACGGCTATTTTTGCCTGTCTGACCTTTAAGCTTTTAACAATGAAATACAGGAGCATTCCAAGAGCCAGCAAAGCATATCCGGTCAGGATTATTAAACTCAGATCTCCAACAGCATATTTTGAAGGAAAAATCTGGCTCATCAATGTCATTAATGAAAGCCCTATTCCCGCTCCCAGAAAATAGCTGGTAGAAGTAAGGCTGGATGCCACCCCGTAATGCGAAGGTTCCACATCCTGAATAGCCATCACCGAAAGTGCCGTAAAGCAGAACGTCATTCCTATTCCCGAAATACAGGCGGCTCCAAGCAGTACTACCGCAAGCGGATGACCGGTGTAGACCGCAATCAGTAGAGAAAAAGCCCCGGCTAACATAAAACTCCAGCCAAAAACACCCATCTGGGAAGAACTTAATCTTTTGGAAATATGAGGAAGAACAAATTTTGCAGCCAGCGCAGACATAATGCTGAACGGCACCAGCATAAGTCCCGCCGAAGCCGCACTGTGTCCCATATCTTTTTGAAGCATCAATGAAATAAGGAATAAAAATCCTATAAAAAATGCTCCCAATGTAAGGAAAACAGCATTAGAGATCACTAATGACCTGTGCTTAAACAATTGTACATCAATCAATGGCTGGGCTACGGATTTCAGTCTGATGAATACAGCACCCAAAAGCAGGATGGAAACTGCCAGGGAACCAATAATCAGCAGGGGATTTTCTTTTATATGAATTAATTCATGTGTTCCGTAGGTAAGGCTTAGCAAACCTGATACAAGCAGTATACCTGATACAAGATCCGTTTTCCGGCCTGATTCACTTTTTTCATCTGCAGGAAGATACTGGTACGCAAAAATCAGGGTAAGCAGAAGAATGGGTACGTTGATCAGAAAAACCCAGTGCCAGCTGAGATAAGTACTGATAATCCCTCCTACTGAAAGCCCGCTCCCTGAACCGATTGCAGCAAATGAACTGAAAACACCGATAGCACGGTTACGTTCCTGTTCTCCTCTGAACGTATTGGTTACAATGGATAATGCAGAAGGCATGATAAATGCAGCCCCCAATCCCTGCAGCGCACGGAATATGGCTAAAGCTTCAAAGCTCTGCGAAAGTCCTGCCCCTAATGATGTCAGCATAAAAATAAGAGCCCCGAGAAGAAATATTTTTTTCCGCCCGATCTGATCTGAAAGTTTCCCGCCAATTATCAGAAAACCTCCAAAAAATAATACATACAGTGTTTGAAGCCACTGCACAGTCTCTGCCCCGATATGAAATTGTTCCTGAATAGAAGGAATCGTTAAATTAATAATGGCAATATCCAAAGCTTCCACAAAAGTTCCTACCGATGCTAATATTAATATTAAGTTTTTCCTTGTACTCATAAATTCAAATTTCCTGCAAAATTAATTTTAAAAGAACATATGTGAAAATTATATCATAAATTTGGAACAAATATTCAATTTAAACAATATAAAAAGAACAATAACACTAAATCAATCAATATCAAGTTTAAAAACAGAACAAATGGCTGCAGAACAATATACCCCGGACGAAAAAGACCTCTCTATCCTGCGTTTGCTACAGAAAGATGCCAAAATGAGCGTGCGTGATATTTCCGCCAGAATCAATCTAAGTCCAACGCCTACCCATGAACGCATCAAACGGATGGAAAAGCTTGGAATCATCAAAGAATACACAGCTGTAGTAGACCGTAAAAAGGTGAACAAAGGTATGATGGTGATCTGCATGATCGCCCTGAATGCCCACAATAAAAAAATGGCAGGAAAATTCATTGAGGAAGTGGGAAAACTGAAAGAGGTTGTTGAATTTTACAACATCAGCGGGGATTTTGATTTTATGCTCAAGATTCTCGCCCCTAATATGGATGAATTTCATGAGTTTTTTGTCAACAAACTTTCTGAAATTGAAGGAATCGGGCAGACAAAAAGTATTTTTGTGATGAACAGTATTAAGGAAAGTCCGCAGATATTATAGAGGATGGAAGCGAGAAGATAGAAGTTGGAAGAGGGAAGCTGGAAGTTACTGTAAGACTTTAAATTGCTGATAGATTTTCTATACCAATATTCAATTCGGAGGAAAATGTCAAATTTAAATCATGCAGGATTAAATTTATACGATTGTTTTCAAGAACTTCTGGCTTCCTTTCTTTTAAGAATCTTTTAATATTTTAAATTCCTCATTCTATTCAGGATTGAGTACATTTAATTCATCTAAAAATTCACAAAATATGCCCTGGAATCCTGAAGTTTACAATCAATTTAAAAATATCCGTTTCAAACCCTTTTACGATCTTGCTGAACTGATCGCTGATGAAAAAAACATGAAAGCAGTTGATCTTGGCTGCGGAACGGGTGAACAGACAGCCATACTTACCGAAAAGCTGACTCATGCAACATTTACAGGAATTGACTCATCCCCTGAAATGCTGGAAAAGTCTAAGATGCTGGAAAATGAACGCCTTCATTTCAGACTTGCTACAACGGAAGACCTATTAAAAGCTGATGAACGCTGGGATCTTATTTTCAGTAATGCTGCTTTACAGTGGTCTGACAATCATCAGAAACTTTTTCCAAAACTGATCTCAAGGCTTAATTCCGGCGGCCAGCTTGCAGTGCAGATGCCTTACCAGCCCGGGAATACTTTGAACAACATTCTTTTTGAGCTTGCAGACGAAGAACCTTTCCGGACACAGCTTAATGGCTGGAATCGTCCTTCTGCTGTGCTTACTATTGATGAATATGCCCAGATTCTGTTCGATAACGGTATTGAAGATCTGAATTTATCACAAAAGGTATATCCTATTATTGCAGAAGATCATGAAACTTTATTCAACTTCATTTCCGGATCGGCTTTGATTCCTTATCTGGAAAGGCTTGATGAGGAACAGCAGAAAATCTTTACAACAGAATTCAGGCAACGTATTGCTGCCGGTTTCCCAAAACTTCCTGCGATCTATGCTTTTAAAAGAATTCTTATGTATGGAAGGAAAAAATAAAAAAATCCCTGTTTTACAAATAAACAGGGATTTTCAGTGCCTATTACCTGATCGGCTCATTATTTGAGCCTGGTAATTTGAAATTAGGAATTTTCCTTACCGTATCAGCAAGAACCGTATCATTACCTCTTATTTCAAAGTTTTTCTCATTCAAAGCATAAAGACGGGCTTTGTACTCTTTTTTCTGATGTTTATAATAATCGTTGATCGTTGAAGGATTCTCTTTATAAATTACATTAATCAGGCTGTCTATTTTCATTCCCGGTGGTGCTTTTTTTGAAACAAGCCTCCAGTCGTTTTCATTTAATTCATTATTTGGAAAAGGATTCAGATTAAAAGTCTGTACTGCAGGAGTTTCTGAAACGGTATTTTCTATCCTGACTGTATCATTGCTGTTGTTTTCAACCGCAACGGCTTCTTCTGTAGGTAATCCTATCATTTTTCCGCCATCTATGAAGATGAGGTAACATGCTGCCGCACCCGTCAGCAGCAGAAGAAGACTCCAAAAGGCTATCTTATAACCGTTAAATTTACGTTCCCTGCCCTGACTGTTTCCTCTGCTGAAATCTTCGAGACTATTCCCTAAAGCAGGTTTCACATAAGGCTGATTCACCGGGGCCTGGGAAGCTATCGAGCTGATGGTTCCGATATCTCTTCTCTGCCTGATCTTGTCTGCAAATACTTTTCTGATTTCCAGATGCTGTTTTTTAACTGCTTCAACCTTTCCCTCTGATTTTAAACTGCTGATCAGTGTATTTATTTTTCCGGCATACTGTTCAAATTCCTGATTGATTGCAAGTATTCCGTCTTTGGATTCACTGATCTTCGCTGCATTTTCCTTATGTCTTTTTTCATTCTGTGAAATTTGCTGGTTAAGTTGATCCAGAAGGTGTTTTTTGTCATCATTCAGGTTATTTTTTTCCAATTCCAGATCACTGATATATGTATTAAGCAGACGCGATTTTTCTTCATCTGATTTCTGGATTTCACGTTCAAAACCATTCAGATCTACAATTTTAAAAATTCCTTTCTGCTGTACAAATTCTGCAACTTCATGGTTCCCGGTGAAGTAAATCATGTCATAAGAGTTCAACAAAGCGGTTGCTTTACTAAAAAGCTGCTGCAAAGCACCCGGATTAATTTCACTGTATACCACAAGATAATTATTACCTTGCTGGGCTGCTCCCCCATCTTCAGGCTCACGGATATTCAGACTGATCTTATCATAATCTTTTGGCTTATCAATGGAAAATTTATCGGAATGATTAATGGTAATGGTTCCATCTGCTACGTTATGCTGTTCAAGGTATTGATGAAATTCATCCAGTACAGCTATGGTAATGCTTTCAGACGTTATTTTATCAACAAAGATAAGACTTGAGCCTATAAATGTTCCGCCACGCTGGGAATTCTGCTCTTTGGCAAAAGTATATACGGAATAGGAAATAAGGGAGGACGATCCTGCCGCTTCTTTGCGGATTCCATAAAGCCTGCTACCCGGAAACAGTTTGACAGCATCTGTTTTCAGATCAAAGGTCCTGATGTTTTTAACGATATCTGCATGGCCTCCCAGAAAATAGGACTGGCGGAAACCGTTCGGATTGCCAAAGGTCCCGAATGCAGAAAAAAAGTAAGTGATATTCATCAGCTGGTAAAACTAAATTTTAAACGTTCCCAGAATGTTCCTTCATAATCCAGATCGTAACCCGTAATGCTTCTGTAGAGCCATTTCGACAAAACTTCGGCTGTGGACAGGTTGAGCAGGTTCACTCTTTCCTGCCCTACAGAATTTTGTACGCTTCCGATGGTGTAATAGGATTTACTTAATCCGTAGGTATTGATTCTCTGTGCTGTCATTGGCAGGCGGTCGGAAATAAAGCCTTCAAGTTCTTCGGCACTTTCTACGTCCATTCTTCCGGATTTGTCCCATTTGGAAATGACGAGCACTGCATTGACTGATTTCAGGTTTTTGCCTTTTCTTTCAAGCTCATCAAGGAATTCGTTGATTACGCTGTCTTCTTTATGGGCAGATTCGTAGCTTGTTACAATGATAAAGGTAATTGGCACTTTGGCATTCAGAAATGATTCGATGCTGCTGTGATAGCTTCCTCCTCTTCTGATTTCGTTGTGGTTTTCTCCCGAAGTTTCAAGAAAAGTGAGATCTATCGGAACTACTTTTTTGGATCTGTTGTTAGGTTCAAAAACAAGGTCCATACGGGTTACCTGATCTTTCGTAGTCCTGCTGGGTAAAATTCCCTGCCTGATGTTTTCAAAAAAATCTGATAACAGAACATTGGCTTCTTTGGAATTTGGTGTTCCCAGCTTGGGCCTGAGTACGCCGGCATGGGATTTAAGGTAATAAAGCATAGAGGAAAGTATGACGGACTTCCCTGAATCTGCTGTTCCAAAGAAAAATACGAAGTTGCTTTCTTTATTTTTGATATCATTCGAAATGGTTCTGGCAATGGGAACAAAGTCTTCCTGAACTTCATGATTATTGTCGAATGACAAAGGTTTGAAGGCTTCTCCTCCCTCAGTTTCAAAGGAAAGGGGTTTGAATTTTTCGCTGCTGTTTTCCATGGTTTAGTTATTAGGAATTAAAGTATTTCCGCTTCTTTTGTTATTGAAAACACTGCCTCTGTTGTTTCTGTTGTTATCCGGATTGGTAACCAGTAAAATAATAATAACGATCACAAAATCCAGTAGAATACACCCTGCCAATACTACAAACTGGTACATTCCAAAGTGTTTGATGGCATGTTCAAAGGCAAATCCGATCTTTCCCACTTCCTGTGTCTGTGAAACGATAGGTTCAAAATGGATCTTTTCATTTCCCAGAACGGTCTGAGCACGGCTTCCCAATTTGTTATATTCTGCAAGTGATTCATCTATAACACCTTGTGAGAGGTCATCTTTTTCTTTTTTGGACAATAAGAGAAGATCCTGAATATTTTTATTCCATTTTAAAGAAGCATTATTAAGATCTGTTTTCAGTGCTCTTTCTTCAGGTGAAAGGTCGGAGATCATATTATCAATCTGATGCCCCATTCTTTCGGAAAGATCTTCGTAATCATTTCCTACCGGTGTAAGCAGATCCACTTTCTGGCCTGTAAGTTTCTCAATATCCCTGATGAGCGACTGTGCTCTGGTTCCGATTCCTTTATTCCCTGGATCTTTGATCTGCTCCATCAGCTGTTTTTTCTTGATTTCGATGT includes the following:
- a CDS encoding DUF2652 domain-containing protein is translated as MKNTNIHEGIILIPDFSGFTEFVFNTKLYTGEYIVRQLLSTLIDMNDQYFEISEIEGDAILFYRYDDQPSYPNISTMLCKMRNAFNQKIKELNKELSMSIDMSLKFIIHYGKFSQYTIGSFKKLYGKTIVEVHQMLKNQFAQQPSYALFSNSFLENSRNRESEMNAHKYQLPEGGMIHYFESVN
- a CDS encoding metallophosphoesterase, with the translated sequence MKIQIISDLHQEFGSTDLFFDHADMVVLAGDINLGTKGIEWIKSKIVNKPVIYVLGNHEYYKGSYPKTLNKIKQSAEGSNVFVLENEAVDIEGIRFHGATLWTDFSIFGDPMYYGMICQPRMNDYKKIKRDPSYSKMRTIDTFKIHQFSKLWLKESLENSPGLKNIVVTHHAPSIQSVPEHYKKDPLTAAYASDLESFITEYQPAYWIHGHIHTPCRYTIGNTEVICNPHGYIDEKYNGYEKELIVEV
- a CDS encoding MFS transporter, which produces MSTRKNLILILASVGTFVEALDIAIINLTIPSIQEQFHIGAETVQWLQTLYVLFFGGFLIIGGKLSDQIGRKKIFLLGALIFMLTSLGAGLSQSFEALAIFRALQGLGAAFIMPSALSIVTNTFRGEQERNRAIGVFSSFAAIGSGSGLSVGGIISTYLSWHWVFLINVPILLLTLIFAYQYLPADEKSESGRKTDLVSGILLVSGLLSLTYGTHELIHIKENPLLIIGSLAVSILLLGAVFIRLKSVAQPLIDVQLFKHRSLVISNAVFLTLGAFFIGFLFLISLMLQKDMGHSAASAGLMLVPFSIMSALAAKFVLPHISKRLSSSQMGVFGWSFMLAGAFSLLIAVYTGHPLAVVLLGAACISGIGMTFCFTALSVMAIQDVEPSHYGVASSLTSTSYFLGAGIGLSLMTLMSQIFPSKYAVGDLSLIILTGYALLALGMLLYFIVKSLKVRQAKIAVS
- a CDS encoding Lrp/AsnC family transcriptional regulator, with product MAAEQYTPDEKDLSILRLLQKDAKMSVRDISARINLSPTPTHERIKRMEKLGIIKEYTAVVDRKKVNKGMMVICMIALNAHNKKMAGKFIEEVGKLKEVVEFYNISGDFDFMLKILAPNMDEFHEFFVNKLSEIEGIGQTKSIFVMNSIKESPQIL
- a CDS encoding methyltransferase domain-containing protein; protein product: MPWNPEVYNQFKNIRFKPFYDLAELIADEKNMKAVDLGCGTGEQTAILTEKLTHATFTGIDSSPEMLEKSKMLENERLHFRLATTEDLLKADERWDLIFSNAALQWSDNHQKLFPKLISRLNSGGQLAVQMPYQPGNTLNNILFELADEEPFRTQLNGWNRPSAVLTIDEYAQILFDNGIEDLNLSQKVYPIIAEDHETLFNFISGSALIPYLERLDEEQQKIFTTEFRQRIAAGFPKLPAIYAFKRILMYGRKK